Proteins encoded in a region of the Camelus bactrianus isolate YW-2024 breed Bactrian camel chromosome 36, ASM4877302v1, whole genome shotgun sequence genome:
- the UPP1 gene encoding uridine phosphorylase 1 produces MASAGAEAEKPGECNDLVQLRNPNIATMKEDVLYHFGLSTSTHDFPAMFGDVKFVCVGGSPSRMKAFIKYVAGELGLDHPGADYPNICMGTDRYTMFKVGPVLSVSHGMGIPSIAIMLHELIKLLYHARCSGVTAIRIGTSGGIGLEPGSVVITRQAVDACFKPEFEQMVLRKRVVRNTDLDERLVRELMQCSADLGEFPTVVGNTMCTLDFYEGQARLDGALCSYTEKDKQEYLQAAYAAGIRNIEMEASVFASMCNACGLRAAVVCVTLLNRLEGDQISSPHDVLAEYQQRPQRLVGHFIKQHLAAARGPRAPARSGPCGCE; encoded by the exons ATGGCCTCAGCAGGCGCTGAAGCGGAGAAGCCTGGAGAATGCAA TGACCTCGTCCAGCTTCGCAACCCAAACATAGCGACAATGAAGGAAGACGTCCTGTACCATTTCGGCCTGAGCACCAGCACGCACGACTTCCCAGCGATGTTTGGAGACGTGAAG TTCGTATGTGTTGGGGGAAGCCCTTCCCGGATGAAAGCTTTCATCAAATACGTGGCGGGGGAGCTGGGCCTGGACCACCCAGGGGCAGACTACCCCAACATCTGCATGGGGACCGACCGCTACACCATGTTCAAAGTCGGACCAGTGCTGTCGGTCAGC CACGGGATGGGCATCCCCTCCATCGCCATCATGCTGCACGAGCTCATCAAGCTGCTGTACCACGCGCGGTGCTCCGGCGTCACCGCCATCCGCATCGGGACCTCGGGCGGGATAG GTCTGGAGCCTGGCTCTGTGGTCATCACCCGGCAGGCAGTGGATGCCTGCTTCAAGCCGGAGTTCGAGCAGATGGTCCTCAGGAAGCGGGTGGTGCGGAACACGGACCTGGACGAGCGGCTGGTGCGGGAGCTGATGCAGTGCTCAGCGGACCTGGGCGAGTTCCCCACGGTGGTGGGAAATACCATGTGCACGCTGGACTTCTACGAGG gGCAAGCCCGGCTGGACGGCGCCCTCTGCTCCTACACTGAGAAGGACAAGCAGGAGTACCTGCAGGCGGCCTACGCGGCCGGCATCCGCAACATCGAGATGGAGGCCTCGGTCTTCGCCTCCATGTGCAACGCCTGTGGCCTCCGAG CGGCCGTGGTGTGCGTCACGCTCCTCAACCGCCTGGAAGGCGACCAGATCAGCAGCCCCCACGACGTGCTGGCCGAGTACCAGCAGCGGCCCCAGCGGCTGGTGGGCCACTTCATCAAGCAGCACCTCGCGGCGGCCCGAGGCCCCCGCGCCCCCGCGCGGAGCGGCCCTTGTGGCTGCGAATAA